One Paenibacillus crassostreae DNA segment encodes these proteins:
- a CDS encoding serine hydrolase domain-containing protein encodes MRKLFIMVMTIALITPVLYLPLTTHAAPVFGKEAIDEYVERYLERNGLPGASIVIVKDGEIVHSKGYGHDSEGSPITEHSLMRIASVSKSFTAFAVLQLIDEGAIKLDDPVVRHLPELTMDDHRFGQVTIRHLLSHTSGIPNPTIVPKADTVEQGIKRLHRWQLQSNPGDRYSYSNANYWILSWLVENVSGMELAAYLDTKVFSPLRMGDSLSAVNSGDEIPELPRGYVTAYGTAIPITGMEQMFSGSGGIVTTASDMGKWLSMHTNDGVSPSGERLLSTSLLEESYSPQPSSENYGLGWSLSSSRVEPQRISHSGSLSSFQAQQDIIPSSGYAIAVMLNSFSTTFEHSYEMSSGIIKLTEGQEPAMKAPVPTIIDLSLGLLTLLVLGFGIRGIKRSSNWSHKRQQHSALRYYLRLIPQLISIAGIGWLMFIVPNLQDNSATFQDIFRLWPAFAVLLTVIFLYAAFVTGMRIYYRIRGGES; translated from the coding sequence ATGAGAAAACTATTTATAATGGTTATGACGATAGCGCTCATAACCCCGGTTCTTTATTTGCCTTTAACGACTCATGCTGCACCTGTATTCGGCAAGGAAGCAATAGATGAATATGTTGAACGTTATTTGGAACGAAATGGGCTGCCGGGTGCATCGATTGTAATCGTTAAGGATGGCGAGATCGTCCATTCGAAAGGATATGGGCATGATTCCGAAGGAAGCCCCATTACGGAACATTCTTTAATGAGAATTGCTTCTGTATCTAAATCATTTACCGCATTCGCAGTACTGCAACTTATAGACGAAGGAGCAATCAAGCTGGACGATCCGGTAGTCCGGCATTTACCAGAGCTAACGATGGACGACCACAGATTTGGGCAAGTTACCATACGTCATCTGTTGAGCCATACTTCCGGGATTCCCAATCCAACCATTGTGCCTAAGGCTGATACCGTGGAACAAGGCATTAAGCGTCTACATCGGTGGCAGCTCCAATCCAATCCAGGGGATCGATATTCGTATAGTAATGCGAATTATTGGATCTTATCATGGCTGGTGGAGAACGTAAGCGGTATGGAGCTCGCTGCGTATCTAGACACGAAGGTGTTCTCTCCGCTCCGCATGGGCGACTCACTCTCAGCTGTGAACTCCGGCGATGAGATTCCCGAGTTACCTCGAGGGTATGTAACTGCCTATGGGACGGCAATCCCAATAACGGGGATGGAGCAAATGTTCAGTGGTTCAGGGGGAATCGTTACTACAGCATCTGACATGGGAAAATGGCTCTCCATGCATACCAATGACGGAGTAAGCCCATCAGGAGAAAGATTATTGTCCACATCTTTATTGGAGGAATCGTATTCCCCTCAGCCTAGCAGTGAGAACTACGGTCTTGGCTGGTCGCTGAGTTCTTCACGTGTAGAGCCGCAACGTATATCTCATAGCGGGTCATTATCAAGCTTTCAGGCTCAACAAGACATAATCCCAAGCAGCGGCTATGCAATAGCTGTAATGCTCAATAGTTTTAGCACCACCTTCGAGCATTCTTATGAGATGAGCTCAGGGATTATCAAACTAACTGAGGGACAAGAACCCGCAATGAAGGCGCCGGTACCTACAATTATAGATTTATCACTCGGATTGCTTACATTGTTAGTTCTGGGCTTTGGAATCAGAGGAATCAAACGAAGCTCGAATTGGTCGCACAAACGCCAACAACATTCAGCCTTGCGATACTATCTTCGGTTAATCCCTCAGTTGATTTCAATTGCAGGTATAGGGTGGTTGATGTTTATTGTTCCAAATTTGCAGGACAATAGTGCGACATTCCAAGATATTTTTCGTCTATGGCCGGCTTTTGCTGTCTTATTAACGGTGATCTTCTTATATGCGGCATTCGTTACAGGGATGCGGATTTATTATCGAATAAGAGGGGGTGAATCCTAA
- a CDS encoding ATP-binding cassette domain-containing protein: MDESVLTTNDLTKKYKDQIALDHVNLTVRKGDIYGFIGQNGAGKSTLLRVVTSLARPTSGAVSLFGESSGANLIEARKRVGAIIENPTLFPDMTARDNLEVHRLQRGIPGRSCISKTLELVGLQDTGNKKAKNFSLGMKQRLGLALALLGDPELLILDEPTNGLDPMGIVELRELIKRLNREKGLTILISSHILSELHQLATTYGIIHKGKLLEQITHEQLNVKCKQHLRIRVDEASKAATVLEMELETKDYDVLQDGTIKLYSLLDDVSRVSKALTSSGLVIEYFAPGGEDLESYFTKLVGGQVS, from the coding sequence ATGGATGAATCAGTTCTAACAACAAACGATTTGACGAAGAAGTATAAGGATCAAATCGCCCTCGACCATGTAAATCTAACAGTAAGAAAGGGAGATATATACGGTTTTATCGGGCAGAATGGGGCAGGAAAAAGCACATTGCTACGAGTAGTGACCTCACTCGCCCGCCCGACGAGCGGTGCCGTCAGCCTGTTCGGAGAAAGCAGCGGAGCGAATCTGATCGAGGCCAGGAAGCGCGTAGGGGCGATTATTGAAAATCCTACTTTATTTCCTGACATGACGGCGCGCGATAATCTTGAAGTACACCGATTGCAAAGAGGCATTCCCGGAAGGTCTTGTATTTCAAAGACGCTTGAGCTTGTCGGGCTTCAGGATACAGGGAATAAGAAGGCGAAGAACTTCTCTCTCGGTATGAAACAACGATTGGGTTTAGCGCTCGCTTTACTGGGTGACCCGGAGCTGCTCATATTGGACGAACCGACGAATGGTCTTGACCCTATGGGGATCGTTGAGCTTAGAGAACTTATCAAGAGGCTGAATCGTGAGAAGGGATTAACGATTCTGATCTCTAGCCATATCTTAAGTGAGCTTCATCAGTTAGCCACTACTTACGGTATAATCCATAAAGGCAAACTGTTGGAGCAAATAACACATGAACAATTAAACGTGAAGTGCAAGCAACATCTTCGTATTCGAGTAGATGAAGCAAGCAAAGCTGCAACTGTGCTAGAGATGGAATTGGAAACCAAAGATTATGATGTTCTTCAGGATGGTACGATCAAGCTTTACAGTCTCCTTGACGATGTGAGTAGGGTATCCAAGGCTTTGACCAGCAGCGGTTTGGTCATTGAGTATTTCGCGCCTGGAGGCGAGGACTTGGAAAGCTACTTTACCAAACTAGTCGGGGGGCAGGTTTCATGA
- a CDS encoding ABC transporter permease encodes MINLLRAELFKLIKNKVFWTLTIIVTVVFALLHYLITIGWWKVSNSFVDSGLELFTSFALAITPFYFMLFLSTLAGFFVANDFMIGVVKLFVMGGHRRSHIFLAKLLIFALGSIILTVVCPLFVTFGGKLLFGFGEMTDPAAIGYFARSLGLFLLHLMGFVTLLILIALLVEDSGKTIIISIVLAVLISVADVMRPLPGFLETLYQYSIFHHLTDSFRVTMTHSDVIESLLVALCTILILVFCGNAVFQRKEVK; translated from the coding sequence ATGATTAATTTACTACGTGCGGAGCTGTTCAAACTCATAAAGAATAAAGTATTCTGGACACTGACCATCATCGTGACGGTTGTCTTCGCTCTCCTACACTATCTAATAACCATAGGTTGGTGGAAGGTGAGTAACAGCTTTGTTGATTCGGGCCTGGAACTGTTCACTTCATTTGCACTTGCTATAACCCCGTTTTACTTTATGCTATTCTTAAGCACGCTTGCAGGATTTTTCGTTGCAAATGACTTTATGATAGGTGTAGTTAAGCTCTTCGTGATGGGTGGACATCGCAGAAGTCACATATTCTTAGCTAAGCTGCTTATATTTGCACTGGGATCAATTATTCTGACTGTGGTATGTCCGCTTTTTGTAACCTTTGGTGGGAAGCTATTGTTTGGATTCGGCGAAATGACAGACCCAGCAGCAATAGGCTATTTTGCAAGATCGCTTGGTTTGTTCCTCCTTCATTTAATGGGATTCGTTACCTTATTGATACTGATCGCGCTGCTCGTTGAAGATAGCGGGAAAACCATCATTATTTCCATCGTACTCGCAGTACTGATTTCCGTGGCAGATGTTATGCGACCTTTACCTGGATTTCTGGAGACTTTGTATCAATATTCAATATTTCATCATCTTACCGATTCCTTCAGAGTCACGATGACCCATTCCGATGTTATAGAATCATTACTGGTTGCTTTGTGTACAATTCTAATCTTGGTATTCTGCGGAAATGCTGTGTTCCAGAGAAAAGAAGTTAAATAA
- a CDS encoding sensor histidine kinase has product MIYAVIALVLLVLILLLRLVLIKKELRSLSYQMERFHQGLTGKKIDISLLDKDLEDLAGNINQLIDLTVQSNRNRIRNDRELRQAIANMSHDLRTPLTSIRGYIQLLEVNNASVEKRQKYISIAHTTTKRLHSLLDDFFELSTVQSNDYHLKFEPLQLNSLLWEIMASFYDRFNERQLEPKFHVTDEVVIIHADESAVKRVLENIISNVVKHATGEVSICLKKLSGKIVLVVSNEAGNLNDHDIGRLFDRFYTADQSRSGRRSGLGLSIAHSLMLKMNGRLTAELNDGYLEMKCEWNQ; this is encoded by the coding sequence ATGATCTATGCAGTGATTGCTTTAGTCCTACTTGTGCTTATTCTTCTCCTTCGACTCGTATTGATAAAGAAGGAATTGAGAAGCTTATCTTACCAGATGGAAAGATTTCATCAAGGCTTGACTGGGAAGAAAATAGATATTTCTTTACTGGACAAGGATCTCGAAGACCTTGCCGGGAATATCAATCAATTAATCGATCTAACTGTACAGTCGAATAGGAATAGAATACGTAATGACCGGGAATTAAGACAAGCTATTGCTAATATGTCCCATGATTTGAGAACACCTCTGACATCAATAAGGGGATATATCCAACTGTTGGAAGTGAATAATGCTTCAGTCGAGAAACGTCAGAAGTATATTTCCATTGCCCACACCACAACAAAACGGTTACATTCGTTACTCGATGATTTCTTTGAGTTGTCGACAGTACAATCTAACGATTATCACCTTAAATTCGAACCTCTTCAATTGAATTCGCTGTTATGGGAAATAATGGCCAGTTTTTATGATCGATTTAATGAGAGGCAATTGGAGCCAAAGTTTCATGTGACTGATGAAGTTGTTATCATCCATGCGGATGAATCAGCGGTCAAACGAGTATTAGAGAATATAATTAGTAATGTGGTAAAGCATGCAACAGGTGAAGTATCCATTTGCCTTAAGAAATTGAGCGGAAAGATTGTGCTTGTCGTAAGCAATGAAGCTGGCAATCTAAACGATCATGACATAGGGCGACTATTCGATCGTTTCTACACAGCAGATCAGTCAAGGTCAGGCAGAAGATCAGGCTTAGGTTTATCCATTGCCCATAGCCTCATGTTGAAGATGAACGGCCGGTTGACTGCCGAGTTAAATGACGGTTATTTAGAGATGAAATGCGAATGGAATCAATGA
- a CDS encoding LacI family DNA-binding transcriptional regulator produces MGASIKDVAKRAGVSVTSVSRVLNSEKYISQRILEKVNQAIEELNYSPSQIARSLKKQKTSTIGIIVPDLTNYFCSTILSSIEESASEYGYNLIVCNIAENLEKELKYLHAVQEMRVDGIIIMHQKVNQRILSFIESASMPILFSCVRSPLPGRFSVLINDYQAALDATEYLIGLGHRRIAFLGGDLGDVTAGYSRYQGYLDALHKSGIPLNHDFIKFGNYKLESGRVMMQEILEQGECPTVVFAASDDMAVGAMNCILDYGLSVPEDISVMGFDDSLIAKAVRPMLTTMQQPVRELGRISLEYLHTLIEDPDQPDCRDIYLPHRIMERASCRRL; encoded by the coding sequence ATGGGCGCAAGTATCAAAGATGTAGCCAAACGAGCCGGAGTCTCTGTCACCAGTGTGTCTCGTGTTCTGAATAGTGAGAAATATATTAGCCAACGTATTCTTGAGAAGGTGAACCAGGCGATCGAGGAATTGAACTACTCCCCAAGCCAGATTGCCCGCAGTTTAAAAAAACAGAAAACCAGTACAATTGGTATCATCGTTCCCGATCTCACGAATTATTTCTGCTCAACTATATTAAGCAGTATTGAGGAAAGTGCCAGCGAGTATGGCTATAATCTGATCGTCTGCAATATCGCAGAGAATCTGGAAAAGGAATTGAAATACCTGCATGCTGTCCAGGAGATGCGGGTAGACGGAATCATTATCATGCACCAGAAGGTGAACCAACGTATCCTTTCTTTTATAGAAAGCGCTTCTATGCCAATCCTGTTCTCTTGTGTCCGCTCCCCGCTGCCAGGCAGGTTCTCTGTGCTGATTAATGACTATCAGGCGGCACTGGATGCTACCGAATATCTGATTGGCCTCGGTCATCGCCGGATTGCCTTCCTGGGTGGGGATCTGGGGGATGTAACGGCAGGTTACAGTCGCTATCAAGGTTATTTAGATGCCTTACACAAATCCGGTATTCCGCTGAATCATGATTTCATCAAGTTCGGCAACTATAAGCTGGAGAGCGGCCGAGTAATGATGCAGGAAATTCTGGAGCAAGGAGAGTGCCCTACCGTTGTTTTTGCCGCCAGTGACGATATGGCAGTAGGCGCCATGAACTGTATACTTGATTATGGACTCAGTGTTCCTGAAGATATCTCTGTCATGGGATTTGACGATAGTCTGATTGCCAAGGCAGTCAGGCCAATGCTTACTACTATGCAGCAGCCTGTCCGAGAGCTCGGGCGGATTTCGCTTGAATATCTGCACACTTTGATTGAAGATCCGGATCAGCCGGACTGCAGAGACATTTATCTGCCGCACCGGATCATGGAGCGAGCAAGCTGTCGAAGATTATAA
- a CDS encoding CehA/McbA family metallohydrolase — translation MRWIPFELHTHTIHSDGTHSLLEMCRAAAELGLGGIALTDHNTVSGLADAEAVSGQTGITIIPGMEWTTFYGHMLTLGAPYCEWRDLGPYDIHKGIARVHEKEGIVGIAHPYSFGSPICTGCHWDYTVSDWNQIDYMEVWHETMPSMKNHNVPAFRQWTELLNEGYQISATAGRDWHRSDPADNLAAYTYIGLPDAPFPHSLTSIIAAIRKGQICLSMGPLLEVSLALGADQYGLGDEVSLAIRETHPFAELTVQITRSTQPERSWGADEGSLIIVDSNLGELAKVPASKYVGLPIMLTTAGLVWLRVRLFGTFDGILTTIACTNAIYFVNGQRDEE, via the coding sequence ATGAGATGGATTCCATTCGAGCTTCATACCCATACGATTCATAGTGATGGGACACATTCTCTGCTGGAGATGTGCCGGGCAGCCGCAGAGCTTGGGCTCGGAGGCATTGCTCTTACAGACCATAACACCGTATCGGGACTGGCAGATGCCGAAGCTGTCAGCGGGCAGACAGGAATTACCATCATTCCCGGAATGGAGTGGACGACATTCTACGGTCATATGCTGACCCTTGGCGCTCCTTATTGCGAATGGAGGGATCTCGGTCCCTACGATATTCATAAGGGCATCGCACGTGTTCATGAGAAGGAAGGCATTGTGGGTATCGCTCATCCCTACAGCTTCGGCAGTCCAATCTGTACAGGCTGCCACTGGGATTACACCGTAAGCGACTGGAATCAGATTGATTATATGGAGGTATGGCATGAGACGATGCCTTCCATGAAGAATCATAATGTGCCTGCCTTCAGACAATGGACCGAGCTACTGAACGAGGGGTACCAGATATCCGCTACAGCTGGCCGGGATTGGCATAGATCCGATCCGGCTGACAATCTGGCGGCTTACACGTATATCGGCCTTCCAGATGCACCATTTCCGCATTCATTAACTTCCATCATTGCCGCAATCAGGAAGGGACAGATCTGCTTGAGCATGGGGCCGCTTCTGGAAGTCAGTCTCGCTCTTGGAGCTGACCAATATGGACTTGGAGACGAGGTTTCCTTAGCCATCAGGGAGACTCATCCTTTTGCCGAGCTGACTGTGCAGATCACACGATCAACCCAGCCTGAGCGTTCATGGGGAGCAGACGAGGGCAGCCTAATCATCGTAGATTCTAATCTGGGGGAGCTGGCAAAAGTACCGGCTTCCAAGTATGTCGGATTGCCTATTATGCTGACAACCGCAGGATTGGTATGGCTGCGTGTGCGGCTGTTCGGCACGTTCGACGGAATCCTGACAACCATTGCTTGCACCAATGCGATTTATTTCGTAAACGGGCAGCGGGACGAAGAATAA
- a CDS encoding glycerophosphodiester phosphodiesterase, whose protein sequence is MQYPKLIAHTGCEGTSYNSLESCEAGMKAGAPILEVDVRATKDKVAVLQHDEEPYVNLLNYGQLMETGQNPETLNRVLTRFSQLPVGFNLDLKTEEAAVAAIADVTATATWSQVWFTGATRLIENSGYSRHVMWNLPKELCELDEVSYRQQAAELCQRAAESKFGGVNLHYESCRPYLVEQAHLHRLQVWIYTLPDDQNLFFNYMHMGVDAVSVYEVKKFAALRAIMPEDGRA, encoded by the coding sequence ATGCAATATCCGAAGCTGATCGCCCATACAGGCTGCGAGGGAACGAGCTACAATTCGCTTGAATCCTGTGAAGCCGGAATGAAGGCGGGTGCTCCTATTTTAGAAGTGGATGTCAGAGCAACTAAGGATAAAGTGGCTGTTCTCCAGCACGATGAAGAACCTTACGTCAACCTTTTGAATTATGGGCAACTGATGGAGACAGGGCAGAATCCGGAGACGCTGAACCGGGTATTAACACGGTTCAGTCAGCTACCCGTCGGCTTCAATCTGGATCTCAAGACAGAAGAAGCGGCAGTGGCGGCCATAGCTGATGTAACAGCCACAGCTACCTGGAGCCAAGTATGGTTCACCGGGGCAACACGGCTGATAGAAAATTCCGGATATTCCAGACATGTAATGTGGAACTTACCGAAGGAGCTCTGTGAGTTGGACGAAGTAAGCTATCGGCAGCAAGCGGCAGAGCTATGCCAGCGAGCGGCTGAATCAAAGTTCGGCGGTGTGAATCTCCACTATGAAAGCTGTCGGCCTTATCTGGTTGAGCAGGCACATCTTCACAGGCTGCAGGTGTGGATCTATACATTACCCGATGATCAGAACTTGTTCTTCAATTATATGCACATGGGCGTAGATGCAGTGTCTGTCTATGAGGTGAAGAAATTTGCAGCACTGAGAGCTATTATGCCTGAGGACGGACGGGCATGA
- a CDS encoding MATE family efflux transporter, with translation MKGSPTPFTLLGLAGPLFLSQLVQTVIFTIDTLMLSNYSDLAVAAVGTVSQLLSTVNLLFGFATVGTGIVMSQLNGSGKRAEATGIAQTALIANLLLGGIASIVLFLFPEPILRAISLPEELIQYGTAFLSVTGLASFATAFIMTAEMTLRMNGMVKRMLLLSFTMVALNTVGNYMVLYEPFGLASYGVEGVAWVTFGSKLVGVALAVVLLIRAMGHTLFSVKGISLRLADLREIFKLGIPSAGENLSYSASQVVIMMIATLLGTTAITTKIYTQTLTGYIFLVSVSIGQATSIMIGHLIGAGDPEKARATGLRHLKIGLFLSVSVSLVLYLVSKPLMGLFTDDINVINMSANLILLSVLLEAARACNVIMIASLNASGEVKYPVMMGLILMWGVSIPAAYLFGIVWGHGIYGIWLAFIIDEWIRAYFMIRRWRSGKWRQIRLSAVNTNRTSTELQRDVGTI, from the coding sequence ATGAAGGGCAGCCCTACCCCCTTCACCCTACTAGGATTGGCCGGGCCGCTGTTTCTGAGCCAACTGGTGCAGACGGTTATCTTCACAATCGATACCTTGATGCTTAGCAATTATTCTGATCTTGCCGTTGCCGCCGTAGGCACGGTCTCGCAATTGCTTTCTACCGTCAATCTGCTGTTCGGATTCGCCACTGTGGGGACTGGAATCGTCATGAGTCAATTGAACGGCTCGGGGAAACGGGCCGAGGCGACCGGTATCGCCCAGACCGCATTAATAGCGAATTTGCTGCTCGGCGGTATAGCTAGCATTGTGTTGTTTTTGTTCCCTGAACCGATTCTGCGCGCCATCTCCTTGCCGGAAGAATTAATACAATACGGGACAGCTTTTCTATCGGTTACAGGACTTGCCTCCTTTGCCACGGCCTTTATTATGACTGCGGAAATGACCTTGCGCATGAACGGCATGGTTAAGCGGATGCTCCTGCTGTCCTTCACGATGGTCGCTCTCAATACGGTTGGCAATTATATGGTGCTGTATGAACCGTTCGGTCTGGCTTCCTATGGTGTTGAAGGAGTGGCATGGGTAACCTTCGGGAGCAAGCTGGTTGGCGTAGCTTTGGCAGTTGTCCTGTTGATCCGCGCCATGGGTCATACTCTGTTCAGCGTCAAAGGCATCTCACTCCGTTTAGCTGATTTACGGGAGATCTTCAAGCTGGGCATTCCCTCAGCAGGTGAGAATCTCTCCTATTCTGCTTCACAGGTTGTCATTATGATGATCGCGACGCTCCTTGGGACTACGGCTATCACCACCAAGATATACACACAGACGCTTACCGGATATATCTTCCTGGTGTCTGTGTCTATCGGTCAGGCGACCTCAATTATGATTGGGCATCTGATTGGAGCTGGAGATCCGGAGAAAGCGAGAGCCACCGGGCTCAGGCATCTGAAGATCGGACTCTTCCTGAGTGTCTCCGTCAGCCTGGTGCTGTATCTGGTATCCAAGCCACTGATGGGTCTGTTCACAGATGACATTAATGTGATTAACATGTCTGCCAATCTGATCCTGCTGTCCGTTCTGCTGGAAGCTGCCCGTGCTTGCAATGTCATTATGATCGCTTCGCTGAATGCGAGCGGTGAAGTGAAGTATCCTGTTATGATGGGCCTAATTTTGATGTGGGGAGTAAGCATCCCTGCGGCTTATCTGTTCGGGATCGTATGGGGCCATGGGATATATGGTATTTGGCTAGCTTTTATTATTGATGAATGGATCAGAGCCTACTTCATGATCCGGCGCTGGAGATCAGGGAAGTGGCGGCAGATCCGCTTGTCTGCTGTCAATACCAATCGCACAAGCACAGAATTGCAGCGCGATGTTGGTACAATTTAA
- a CDS encoding carbohydrate ABC transporter permease produces MSNQMSKATPLGVLDQRMLRKRNKMLRRQPTLAWYLFLLPTLLGIAVFMIYPLAESLRLSFTKGADERFVGLQNYVSVLESGTFWYSVYNTLYITVFQLLIAIPLGFIIACLINNLRRGSNFFKVLFYLPNVTSIVAAATVFLALLHPDGPLNYVVQLLGFEKLVWLSQPLSARWGAIILSVWHWLGFVIIINLANLQAISSDYYEAASIDGASGFKQWLYITLPNMVGSLTVLFVIGWIGGLQRFSDAYMLGGLQGSPARSLHTVVGFIFERGFGGYEYGLASAASYILFFFILAFTYVNTKVTKMKI; encoded by the coding sequence TTGTCCAACCAAATGTCAAAGGCTACACCGCTCGGCGTCCTAGATCAACGCATGCTGCGTAAACGCAACAAAATGCTCCGGAGGCAGCCTACGCTTGCCTGGTACCTGTTTCTTCTGCCCACCTTACTTGGTATTGCGGTGTTCATGATCTACCCGCTGGCCGAGTCGCTGCGGCTTAGCTTCACCAAGGGGGCTGATGAGCGGTTCGTTGGACTGCAGAATTACGTAAGTGTGCTAGAGTCAGGCACCTTCTGGTATTCCGTGTACAACACGCTCTACATTACCGTCTTCCAGCTTCTGATTGCCATTCCACTTGGTTTCATCATTGCTTGTCTAATCAACAATTTACGGCGTGGATCAAACTTCTTCAAGGTGCTGTTCTACCTGCCCAACGTTACTTCCATTGTTGCGGCTGCTACTGTCTTTCTGGCGCTTCTTCACCCGGATGGGCCACTCAACTATGTGGTGCAATTGTTGGGCTTCGAGAAGCTGGTCTGGCTGTCACAGCCCCTCTCTGCCAGGTGGGGTGCGATCATTCTCTCAGTTTGGCATTGGCTGGGCTTCGTCATCATTATTAATCTGGCCAATTTGCAGGCAATATCAAGCGACTACTATGAAGCGGCTTCCATAGATGGGGCTTCAGGCTTCAAACAGTGGCTGTACATCACCCTGCCGAATATGGTTGGAAGTCTGACGGTCCTGTTTGTAATTGGCTGGATCGGCGGCTTGCAGCGGTTCTCCGATGCTTATATGCTCGGCGGCTTGCAGGGAAGTCCAGCGCGTTCCTTGCATACGGTTGTCGGGTTTATATTCGAGAGAGGGTTCGGTGGCTATGAATATGGTCTGGCCTCTGCGGCGTCATATATTCTATTCTTCTTTATTCTTGCTTTCACTTATGTCAATACCAAGGTTACGAAAATGAAAATATAA
- a CDS encoding carbohydrate ABC transporter permease produces the protein MLSATGKGKLISGVLFLLLLGLGVLMLYPFLWMISVSLERTSNIAVPFPPRLIPEQFSFFNYKLVFENGVLFKTYANSAIISLFSVILSVSSALLAGYAFSRGEFRGKKLLFFAVLATMMIPFEARLIPMFSMFNDLGMINTKYPLIFPAIINALGIVLVKQYFDRLPEGLRESAKIDGANEFTIFFRIFAPLSGPITATLAILAFQDSWNSFLWPLVVINDQDMKTVPLFLSSFSSENGSRWVGVTMATAAMSILPIVIVFLFLQKYIIRSIALSGLKGE, from the coding sequence ATGTTGAGCGCAACAGGAAAAGGGAAATTGATTAGCGGAGTGCTGTTCCTGCTCCTGCTTGGATTGGGTGTGCTGATGTTGTACCCCTTTCTCTGGATGATAAGCGTCAGCTTGGAAAGAACCAGCAACATAGCCGTTCCGTTCCCACCGCGGCTAATTCCTGAACAGTTTTCCTTCTTCAATTATAAGCTGGTATTCGAGAATGGGGTTCTGTTCAAGACCTATGCCAATTCAGCAATCATCTCATTGTTCAGTGTCATACTCAGCGTGTCTTCAGCCCTGCTGGCCGGATATGCCTTCTCCAGGGGGGAATTCAGAGGCAAGAAATTACTATTCTTCGCAGTCCTGGCTACCATGATGATTCCGTTCGAGGCCAGACTGATTCCGATGTTCAGTATGTTCAATGATCTCGGGATGATTAATACGAAATACCCTCTGATATTTCCTGCTATTATTAATGCGCTTGGCATTGTGCTGGTGAAGCAGTATTTTGACCGTCTTCCTGAAGGGTTGCGTGAATCAGCAAAAATTGATGGAGCCAATGAGTTCACGATCTTTTTCCGTATTTTTGCTCCCCTGAGCGGGCCGATTACAGCAACGCTGGCGATCCTGGCCTTCCAGGACAGTTGGAATTCCTTCCTGTGGCCGCTCGTTGTCATCAACGATCAGGATATGAAGACCGTACCGTTATTTCTGTCCAGCTTCTCTTCAGAGAATGGTAGCCGGTGGGTGGGGGTTACGATGGCTACAGCGGCAATGAGTATTCTGCCGATCGTGATTGTATTTCTATTTTTACAAAAATATATTATTCGCAGTATTGCCCTTAGCGGCTTGAAGGGAGAGTGA